A portion of the Pomacea canaliculata isolate SZHN2017 linkage group LG13, ASM307304v1, whole genome shotgun sequence genome contains these proteins:
- the LOC112553537 gene encoding band 4.1-like protein 4 isoform X3, with protein MSKSRLSRLLPKFLRGDKSSKNVSATDYVDNKLPKCFIHFLDDSQHQLPFKGSWKGCQLLEKVYDMLNLHEKDYFSLRFIDSSGQTHWLDGNKTLSSQFKGCFNPYKLYFGVKFYAADPCKLREEITRYLFFLQVKQDILQGRLPVTFDEAAELCAYAVQSELGDFDPRHHTPGYVSEFCFVPNQSEELERKIAAIHRRLGGLVPMMAEYRFLDKVKWLDMYGVDLHPVMGEASVEYFLGLTPTGIVVYKNKNKVGNYFWPRINKVTFRGKIFIIKVKDKNNEEHAYAFELPRKAACKYVWKCCVEHHAFFRLNQTQERSFRQVRITRSFSANHGSGRTQRQAFSDNLSRQSSAVVRLPSRRQPRRVSSDSRLNAHGQYESQYHKDSGMVTMVIRPEPVRGPRHRSLPELQGHESPRSTKSAPWEGKLDYGLYTGGRESPLSAPSDRMNQQRNRGVSGSDSESGISQRRKYFPNRRGSDNDSDASMSRRRRREIDSDSGSDVSSRYHTTRSNNEKSTKTSFPVLYPFHDKDSKQNGSVPSLHSAPAGETRQRRRRRRSKSPGKKPPEELRRHFEYDLKDTEGMSQEQLREIPFVNVETKSSFFKLKYSPKLRQKVKASKQKNAEGLDQNRNEILHRQTSAPSTDACDKSSVRQSQHTDTDAGDGLGNRQQWGQSTV; from the exons ATGTCCAAAAGTCGTCTTTCGCGACTGCTGCCTAAGTTTCTCCGAGGGgataaaagcagcaaaaatgtgTCTGCTACCGATTACGTCGACAACAAACTTCCGAAGTGCTTCATCCATTTTCTTGACGATAGCCAGCATCAGCTTCCATTCAAA GGAAGTTGGAAGGGCTGTCAACTGCTTGAAAAGGTTTATGACATGCTCAATCTGCATGAAAAAGATTATTTCAGCTTACGCTTCATTGACAGCTCAGGACAGACA cATTGGTTGGATGGAAATAAGACTCTGTCCTCCCAGTTTAAAG GATGCTTCAATCCTTACAAACTCTACTTTGGGGTAAAGTTTTATGCTGCCGATCCATGCAAATTACGAGAAGAGATTACAAG GTACCTGTTCTTTCTGCAAGTGAAGCAAGATATTCTTCAGGGTAGGCTACCTGTCACATTTGATGAAGCTGCAGAGTTGTGTGCCTATGCTGTGCAAT CTGAACTTGGAGATTTTGACCCTCGACATCATACTCCTGGATATGTATCCGAGTTCTGCTTTGTTCCCAACCAGTCTGAAGAGCTGGAACGGAAAATAGCTGCAATTCACCGGCGATTAGG GGGCCTTGTACCCATGATGGCAGAATACCGGTTTCTGGACAAAGTGAAATGGTTAGATATGTATGGTGTTGACCTTCATCCTGTTATG GGAGAAGCGAGTGTCGAATATTTCTTGGGTCTCACACCAACAGGTATTGTGGTgtacaagaataaaaacaaagttggCAACTATTTCtg GCCCAGAATCAACAAGGTTacattcagaggaaagattttcATTATCaaagttaaagacaaaaat aatGAAGAGCatgcatatgcatttgaactgccCCGCAAGGCTGCCTGCAAGTACGTGTGGAAATGTTGTGTGGAGCATCATGCATTCTTTAG ACTTAACCAGACACAAGAAAGAAGCTTTAGGCAAGTGCGAATCACTCGATCTTTCTCTGCTAATCATGGAAG TGGGAGAACTCAGCGACAGGCATTCAGTGATAATCTGTCACGTCAGTCATCTGCTGTTGTGCGTCTGCCTAGCAGGCGGCAGCCACGTCGAGTGAGTTCTGACTCGCGTCTCAATG CACATGGCCAGTATGAAAGCCAGTATCACAAGGATTCAGGAATGGTTACCATGGTAATAAGACCAGAGCCTGTACGAGG TCCACGGCATCGGTCACTACCAGAACTACAGGGGCACGAATCACCACGCAGCACGAAGTCTGCTCCTTGGGAGGGCAAATTAGATTA tgGACTTTACACAGGTGGCAGAGAATCTCCATTGTCAGCCCCCAGTGACAGAATGAATCAACAAAGGAATCGGGGAGTATCAGGAAGCGACAGTGAGAGTGGCATCAGCCAGAGAAGGAA ATACTTTCCTAATCGTCGTGGGTCAGACAATGACAGTGATGCATCTATGAGCCGAAGACGAAG gcgAGAAATTGACAGTGACAGTGGGTCAGATGTCTCATCCCGCTACCATACAACTCGTAGTAACAATGAAAAGTCAACCAAGACATCTTTTCCAGT ATTGTACCCATTCCATGACAAGGACAGTAAGCAAAATGG ATCTGTTCCGTCTCTACATTCTGCCCCTGCTGGAGAGACAAGACAAAGGCGAAGAAGACG ACGAAGCAAGTCACCAGGCAAAAAACCTCCAGAGGAATTAAGGCGTCATTTTGA ATATGATTTAAAAGATACAGAAGGCATGTCACAAGAGCAGTTGCGAGAAATTCCGTTTGTGAATGTGGA GACCAAGTCCAGTTTTTTCAAGCTAAAATACTCTCCGAAACTAAGGCAGAAAGTGAAGGCTTCAAAGCAAAAGAATGCTGA GGGGCTTgatcaaaacagaaatgaaattcTTCACAGGCAGACTTCAGCACCTAGCACAGATGCTTGTGACAAAAGCTCAGTCAGGCA GTCTCAGCATACAGACACAGATGCTGGTGATGGCTTGGGCAACAGACAGCAATGGGGGCAGAGCACAGTATG A
- the LOC112553537 gene encoding band 4.1-like protein 4 isoform X2, whose translation MSKSRLSRLLPKFLRGDKSSKNVSATDYVDNKLPKCFIHFLDDSQHQLPFKGSWKGCQLLEKVYDMLNLHEKDYFSLRFIDSSGQTHWLDGNKTLSSQFKGCFNPYKLYFGVKFYAADPCKLREEITRYLFFLQVKQDILQGRLPVTFDEAAELCAYAVQSELGDFDPRHHTPGYVSEFCFVPNQSEELERKIAAIHRRLGGLVPMMAEYRFLDKVKWLDMYGVDLHPVMGEASVEYFLGLTPTGIVVYKNKNKVGNYFWPRINKVTFRGKIFIIKVKDKNNEEHAYAFELPRKAACKYVWKCCVEHHAFFSGRTQRQAFSDNLSRQSSAVVRLPSRRQPRRVSSDSRLNAHGQYESQYHKDSGMVTMVIRPEPVRGPRHRSLPELQGHESPRSTKSAPWEGKLDYGLYTGGRESPLSAPSDRMNQQRNRGVSGSDSESGISQRRKYFPNRRGSDNDSDASMSRRRRREIDSDSGSDVSSRYHTTRSNNEKSTKTSFPVLYPFHDKDSKQNGSVPSLHSAPAGETRQRRRRRRSKSPGKKPPEELRRHFEYDLKDTEGMSQEQLREIPFVNVETKSSFFKLKYSPKLRQKVKASKQKNAEGLDQNRNEILHRQTSAPSTDACDKSSVRQSQHTDTDAGDGLGNRQQWGQSTVWWDAAGLSQDDHIPTTSHSLIPYLTIFLPHQL comes from the exons ATGTCCAAAAGTCGTCTTTCGCGACTGCTGCCTAAGTTTCTCCGAGGGgataaaagcagcaaaaatgtgTCTGCTACCGATTACGTCGACAACAAACTTCCGAAGTGCTTCATCCATTTTCTTGACGATAGCCAGCATCAGCTTCCATTCAAA GGAAGTTGGAAGGGCTGTCAACTGCTTGAAAAGGTTTATGACATGCTCAATCTGCATGAAAAAGATTATTTCAGCTTACGCTTCATTGACAGCTCAGGACAGACA cATTGGTTGGATGGAAATAAGACTCTGTCCTCCCAGTTTAAAG GATGCTTCAATCCTTACAAACTCTACTTTGGGGTAAAGTTTTATGCTGCCGATCCATGCAAATTACGAGAAGAGATTACAAG GTACCTGTTCTTTCTGCAAGTGAAGCAAGATATTCTTCAGGGTAGGCTACCTGTCACATTTGATGAAGCTGCAGAGTTGTGTGCCTATGCTGTGCAAT CTGAACTTGGAGATTTTGACCCTCGACATCATACTCCTGGATATGTATCCGAGTTCTGCTTTGTTCCCAACCAGTCTGAAGAGCTGGAACGGAAAATAGCTGCAATTCACCGGCGATTAGG GGGCCTTGTACCCATGATGGCAGAATACCGGTTTCTGGACAAAGTGAAATGGTTAGATATGTATGGTGTTGACCTTCATCCTGTTATG GGAGAAGCGAGTGTCGAATATTTCTTGGGTCTCACACCAACAGGTATTGTGGTgtacaagaataaaaacaaagttggCAACTATTTCtg GCCCAGAATCAACAAGGTTacattcagaggaaagattttcATTATCaaagttaaagacaaaaat aatGAAGAGCatgcatatgcatttgaactgccCCGCAAGGCTGCCTGCAAGTACGTGTGGAAATGTTGTGTGGAGCATCATGCATTCTTTAG TGGGAGAACTCAGCGACAGGCATTCAGTGATAATCTGTCACGTCAGTCATCTGCTGTTGTGCGTCTGCCTAGCAGGCGGCAGCCACGTCGAGTGAGTTCTGACTCGCGTCTCAATG CACATGGCCAGTATGAAAGCCAGTATCACAAGGATTCAGGAATGGTTACCATGGTAATAAGACCAGAGCCTGTACGAGG TCCACGGCATCGGTCACTACCAGAACTACAGGGGCACGAATCACCACGCAGCACGAAGTCTGCTCCTTGGGAGGGCAAATTAGATTA tgGACTTTACACAGGTGGCAGAGAATCTCCATTGTCAGCCCCCAGTGACAGAATGAATCAACAAAGGAATCGGGGAGTATCAGGAAGCGACAGTGAGAGTGGCATCAGCCAGAGAAGGAA ATACTTTCCTAATCGTCGTGGGTCAGACAATGACAGTGATGCATCTATGAGCCGAAGACGAAG gcgAGAAATTGACAGTGACAGTGGGTCAGATGTCTCATCCCGCTACCATACAACTCGTAGTAACAATGAAAAGTCAACCAAGACATCTTTTCCAGT ATTGTACCCATTCCATGACAAGGACAGTAAGCAAAATGG ATCTGTTCCGTCTCTACATTCTGCCCCTGCTGGAGAGACAAGACAAAGGCGAAGAAGACG ACGAAGCAAGTCACCAGGCAAAAAACCTCCAGAGGAATTAAGGCGTCATTTTGA ATATGATTTAAAAGATACAGAAGGCATGTCACAAGAGCAGTTGCGAGAAATTCCGTTTGTGAATGTGGA GACCAAGTCCAGTTTTTTCAAGCTAAAATACTCTCCGAAACTAAGGCAGAAAGTGAAGGCTTCAAAGCAAAAGAATGCTGA GGGGCTTgatcaaaacagaaatgaaattcTTCACAGGCAGACTTCAGCACCTAGCACAGATGCTTGTGACAAAAGCTCAGTCAGGCA GTCTCAGCATACAGACACAGATGCTGGTGATGGCTTGGGCAACAGACAGCAATGGGGGCAGAGCACAGTATG gTGGGACGCAGCAGGTCTTTCACAAGACGACCATATTCCTACCACCAGTCACAGTCTCATACCTTACCTAACCATATTTCTTCCTCATCAACTCTAG
- the LOC112553537 gene encoding band 4.1-like protein 4 isoform X1 has translation MSKSRLSRLLPKFLRGDKSSKNVSATDYVDNKLPKCFIHFLDDSQHQLPFKGSWKGCQLLEKVYDMLNLHEKDYFSLRFIDSSGQTHWLDGNKTLSSQFKGCFNPYKLYFGVKFYAADPCKLREEITRYLFFLQVKQDILQGRLPVTFDEAAELCAYAVQSELGDFDPRHHTPGYVSEFCFVPNQSEELERKIAAIHRRLGGLVPMMAEYRFLDKVKWLDMYGVDLHPVMGEASVEYFLGLTPTGIVVYKNKNKVGNYFWPRINKVTFRGKIFIIKVKDKNNEEHAYAFELPRKAACKYVWKCCVEHHAFFRLNQTQERSFRQVRITRSFSANHGSGRTQRQAFSDNLSRQSSAVVRLPSRRQPRRVSSDSRLNAHGQYESQYHKDSGMVTMVIRPEPVRGPRHRSLPELQGHESPRSTKSAPWEGKLDYGLYTGGRESPLSAPSDRMNQQRNRGVSGSDSESGISQRRKYFPNRRGSDNDSDASMSRRRRREIDSDSGSDVSSRYHTTRSNNEKSTKTSFPVLYPFHDKDSKQNGSVPSLHSAPAGETRQRRRRRRSKSPGKKPPEELRRHFEYDLKDTEGMSQEQLREIPFVNVETKSSFFKLKYSPKLRQKVKASKQKNAEGLDQNRNEILHRQTSAPSTDACDKSSVRQSQHTDTDAGDGLGNRQQWGQSTVWWDAAGLSQDDHIPTTSHSLIPYLTIFLPHQL, from the exons ATGTCCAAAAGTCGTCTTTCGCGACTGCTGCCTAAGTTTCTCCGAGGGgataaaagcagcaaaaatgtgTCTGCTACCGATTACGTCGACAACAAACTTCCGAAGTGCTTCATCCATTTTCTTGACGATAGCCAGCATCAGCTTCCATTCAAA GGAAGTTGGAAGGGCTGTCAACTGCTTGAAAAGGTTTATGACATGCTCAATCTGCATGAAAAAGATTATTTCAGCTTACGCTTCATTGACAGCTCAGGACAGACA cATTGGTTGGATGGAAATAAGACTCTGTCCTCCCAGTTTAAAG GATGCTTCAATCCTTACAAACTCTACTTTGGGGTAAAGTTTTATGCTGCCGATCCATGCAAATTACGAGAAGAGATTACAAG GTACCTGTTCTTTCTGCAAGTGAAGCAAGATATTCTTCAGGGTAGGCTACCTGTCACATTTGATGAAGCTGCAGAGTTGTGTGCCTATGCTGTGCAAT CTGAACTTGGAGATTTTGACCCTCGACATCATACTCCTGGATATGTATCCGAGTTCTGCTTTGTTCCCAACCAGTCTGAAGAGCTGGAACGGAAAATAGCTGCAATTCACCGGCGATTAGG GGGCCTTGTACCCATGATGGCAGAATACCGGTTTCTGGACAAAGTGAAATGGTTAGATATGTATGGTGTTGACCTTCATCCTGTTATG GGAGAAGCGAGTGTCGAATATTTCTTGGGTCTCACACCAACAGGTATTGTGGTgtacaagaataaaaacaaagttggCAACTATTTCtg GCCCAGAATCAACAAGGTTacattcagaggaaagattttcATTATCaaagttaaagacaaaaat aatGAAGAGCatgcatatgcatttgaactgccCCGCAAGGCTGCCTGCAAGTACGTGTGGAAATGTTGTGTGGAGCATCATGCATTCTTTAG ACTTAACCAGACACAAGAAAGAAGCTTTAGGCAAGTGCGAATCACTCGATCTTTCTCTGCTAATCATGGAAG TGGGAGAACTCAGCGACAGGCATTCAGTGATAATCTGTCACGTCAGTCATCTGCTGTTGTGCGTCTGCCTAGCAGGCGGCAGCCACGTCGAGTGAGTTCTGACTCGCGTCTCAATG CACATGGCCAGTATGAAAGCCAGTATCACAAGGATTCAGGAATGGTTACCATGGTAATAAGACCAGAGCCTGTACGAGG TCCACGGCATCGGTCACTACCAGAACTACAGGGGCACGAATCACCACGCAGCACGAAGTCTGCTCCTTGGGAGGGCAAATTAGATTA tgGACTTTACACAGGTGGCAGAGAATCTCCATTGTCAGCCCCCAGTGACAGAATGAATCAACAAAGGAATCGGGGAGTATCAGGAAGCGACAGTGAGAGTGGCATCAGCCAGAGAAGGAA ATACTTTCCTAATCGTCGTGGGTCAGACAATGACAGTGATGCATCTATGAGCCGAAGACGAAG gcgAGAAATTGACAGTGACAGTGGGTCAGATGTCTCATCCCGCTACCATACAACTCGTAGTAACAATGAAAAGTCAACCAAGACATCTTTTCCAGT ATTGTACCCATTCCATGACAAGGACAGTAAGCAAAATGG ATCTGTTCCGTCTCTACATTCTGCCCCTGCTGGAGAGACAAGACAAAGGCGAAGAAGACG ACGAAGCAAGTCACCAGGCAAAAAACCTCCAGAGGAATTAAGGCGTCATTTTGA ATATGATTTAAAAGATACAGAAGGCATGTCACAAGAGCAGTTGCGAGAAATTCCGTTTGTGAATGTGGA GACCAAGTCCAGTTTTTTCAAGCTAAAATACTCTCCGAAACTAAGGCAGAAAGTGAAGGCTTCAAAGCAAAAGAATGCTGA GGGGCTTgatcaaaacagaaatgaaattcTTCACAGGCAGACTTCAGCACCTAGCACAGATGCTTGTGACAAAAGCTCAGTCAGGCA GTCTCAGCATACAGACACAGATGCTGGTGATGGCTTGGGCAACAGACAGCAATGGGGGCAGAGCACAGTATG gTGGGACGCAGCAGGTCTTTCACAAGACGACCATATTCCTACCACCAGTCACAGTCTCATACCTTACCTAACCATATTTCTTCCTCATCAACTCTAG